A window from Erythrobacter sp. YJ-T3-07 encodes these proteins:
- the rbfA gene encoding 30S ribosome-binding factor RbfA, which translates to MARQQFSAEQQSVRVLKVGERVRHILSELLTRGEVHDETLSAHSVSVTEVKMTPDLKHASVYVKPLLGEDEDVVVKALRTNTAFFQREVAKRLGLKFAPKLQFRPDESFDEADRIERLLSDPKVARDLDDDPDDGEE; encoded by the coding sequence ATGGCACGCCAGCAATTTTCAGCAGAACAGCAATCGGTCCGCGTCCTCAAGGTGGGCGAGCGGGTGCGGCACATCCTGTCCGAACTGCTCACCCGGGGCGAGGTGCATGACGAGACGCTGAGTGCGCACTCGGTCAGCGTCACGGAAGTGAAGATGACGCCCGATCTCAAGCACGCCAGCGTCTACGTAAAGCCGCTGCTGGGCGAGGACGAGGATGTCGTTGTCAAGGCGCTGCGCACCAATACCGCGTTCTTCCAGCGCGAAGTGGCCAAGCGCCTCGGCCTGAAATTCGCGCCCAAGCTGCAGTTCCGCCCCGACGAGAGCTTCGACGAGGCGGACCGTATCGAACGCCTGCTGAGCGACCCCAAGGTCGCGCGCGATCTGGACGACGATCCGGACGACGGGGAAGAGTAG
- a CDS encoding PaaI family thioesterase yields MTELFKTQRSPSAQLMGSQFQSWDASTGEVTFTYDPPPSFASPRGAVQGGLIAGFLDEVMGAALLASSDNQALPLNLDMNLSFVRMVPLERITAKGRVVKAGRKIAFLEGELFDSEGKLLARATSTAIPTPPPEGG; encoded by the coding sequence ATGACCGAACTCTTCAAGACCCAACGCTCGCCCTCGGCGCAGCTGATGGGGTCGCAGTTCCAGTCGTGGGACGCTTCGACCGGCGAAGTTACCTTCACCTATGATCCGCCACCCAGCTTCGCCTCTCCCAGAGGGGCGGTGCAGGGCGGGCTGATCGCGGGATTTCTGGACGAGGTGATGGGTGCGGCCTTACTCGCTTCTAGCGACAATCAGGCACTTCCGCTCAACCTCGATATGAACCTCAGCTTCGTGCGGATGGTCCCGCTCGAGCGGATCACCGCCAAGGGCCGCGTGGTCAAGGCGGGGCGCAAGATCGCTTTCCTCGAAGGCGAGCTGTTCGACTCCGAAGGCAAGCTGCTCGCCCGCGCGACCTCCACCGCGATCCCGACGCCGCCACCCGAGGGCGGCTGA
- a CDS encoding site-2 protease family protein — translation MTDTLTFAALLIPALIIAIVCHEVAHGWVARLLGDTTAYDRGRLTLNPIKHVDPVGTLLVPGFLALVGGPIFGWAKPVPVVRGRLNNPRYGMMLVAAAGPLTNLLLALIGAVLFGVAMPEGAMLASSDTGLPQVTGADGAIALIPSALFFFILINVFLAFFNLLPIPPFDGSHIVEGLLPRSWAVYWNKLQQVGMILFVVLIAVVWVFPDTGIISNTIGPPVEWMLEQFLRLADWVAGQTPA, via the coding sequence ATGACCGACACCCTCACTTTTGCCGCGCTGCTGATCCCGGCGCTAATTATCGCGATCGTGTGCCACGAGGTCGCGCATGGCTGGGTGGCGCGGCTGCTGGGCGATACCACTGCCTATGATCGCGGGCGGCTGACGCTCAACCCGATCAAGCATGTCGATCCGGTCGGCACGCTGCTGGTACCGGGCTTCCTCGCGCTGGTCGGCGGGCCGATCTTCGGCTGGGCCAAGCCGGTGCCTGTGGTGCGCGGTCGGCTGAACAATCCGCGCTATGGCATGATGCTGGTCGCCGCCGCAGGGCCGCTGACCAACCTGCTGCTTGCGCTGATCGGCGCGGTGCTGTTCGGCGTGGCCATGCCCGAGGGCGCGATGCTCGCGTCGAGCGATACCGGCCTGCCGCAGGTTACCGGAGCGGACGGGGCGATCGCGCTGATCCCCAGTGCGCTGTTCTTCTTCATCCTGATCAACGTGTTCCTCGCCTTCTTCAACCTGCTGCCGATCCCGCCGTTCGACGGGTCTCACATTGTCGAAGGCCTGCTGCCGCGCAGCTGGGCGGTGTACTGGAACAAGCTGCAACAGGTCGGGATGATCCTGTTCGTGGTGCTGATCGCGGTGGTGTGGGTGTTTCCCGATACCGGCATCATTTCCAACACCATCGGCCCGCCGGTCGAATGGATGCTGGAGCAATTCCTGCGCCTTGCCGATTGGGTTGCGGGTCAGACCCCCGCCTAG
- a CDS encoding RcnB family protein, giving the protein MKRLLPLALAAASMIAMPVAAQAKDQRPQSHQIHKSYKAPAKSHQKSAYQRFNQGDRFDRSRAANYRSVNYRTVRGLKAPGRNAIYVRAGNDILLINTRTNRVVAVYHDRFR; this is encoded by the coding sequence ATGAAGCGACTACTCCCCCTCGCCCTCGCCGCCGCCAGCATGATCGCCATGCCCGTTGCCGCCCAGGCCAAGGACCAGCGGCCTCAGAGCCATCAGATCCACAAGTCTTACAAGGCACCGGCCAAATCGCACCAGAAGAGCGCCTACCAGCGCTTCAATCAGGGCGACCGGTTCGATCGCAGCCGCGCGGCCAACTACCGGTCGGTCAACTACCGCACGGTGCGCGGCCTCAAAGCACCCGGTCGCAACGCAATCTACGTGCGCGCCGGGAATGATATCCTGCTGATCAACACCCGCACCAACCGCGTGGTCGCGGTCTACCACGACCGGTTCCGCTAA
- a CDS encoding thymidine kinase: MAKLYFYYASMNAGKSALLLQTAFNYRERGMDVSLWTAAVDNRPAFGAINSRIGLTSDAHRFTPETDVAARVREEAARRGPADPKLACVLVDEAQFLTRDQVWQLARLTDRHDIPVICYGLRTDFQGQLWSGSAALLGIADKLVEMKAVCHCGRKATMNQRVDETGEPVTHGAQTEIGGNERYVAVCRMHFVSDPADPT, from the coding sequence ATGGCCAAGCTCTATTTCTACTACGCCAGCATGAATGCGGGGAAGAGCGCGCTGCTGCTGCAGACCGCGTTCAACTATCGCGAACGGGGCATGGACGTCTCGCTGTGGACCGCCGCGGTCGATAATCGCCCGGCCTTCGGCGCGATCAACAGCCGGATCGGCCTGACCAGCGATGCGCACCGCTTTACCCCCGAAACCGACGTCGCCGCGCGCGTGCGTGAGGAGGCAGCGAGGCGCGGCCCTGCCGATCCCAAGCTCGCCTGCGTGCTGGTGGACGAGGCGCAGTTTCTGACCCGCGATCAGGTGTGGCAGCTCGCCCGCCTGACCGACCGGCACGATATTCCGGTGATCTGCTACGGGTTGCGGACAGATTTCCAAGGGCAGCTATGGTCCGGCTCGGCAGCGCTGCTGGGCATTGCCGACAAGCTCGTCGAGATGAAGGCGGTGTGCCACTGCGGACGCAAGGCGACGATGAACCAGCGCGTGGATGAAACCGGCGAGCCGGTGACGCACGGCGCGCAGACCGAGATCGGCGGGAACGAGCGCTATGTTGCGGTGTGCCGGATGCACTTCGTTTCCGACCCCGCCGACCCCACATAG